Proteins found in one Campylobacter lari genomic segment:
- a CDS encoding non-canonical purine NTP pyrophosphatase — translation MKKKLKIILATSNAHKVEEIRNFLTTYEIYALNEIITPFEIIEDGASFKENALIKSKAIFNALGKKQDEFITLSDDSGISVEALDNAPGIFSARYSQEGTDEANRNKLIQALHEKNLHQSKAFYTAAIAISSKYGHFSTHGYMHGLAIDTPKGNNGFGYDPLFVPKGFDKTLGELDEQVKLKISHRSQALMFATYILRALEKMEH, via the coding sequence ATGAAGAAAAAATTAAAAATCATTCTAGCAACTTCTAACGCACACAAAGTAGAAGAAATCAGAAATTTTTTAACTACTTATGAAATTTATGCCTTAAACGAAATCATCACTCCTTTTGAGATCATCGAAGATGGTGCGAGTTTTAAAGAAAATGCTTTGATAAAATCTAAGGCTATTTTTAATGCCTTAGGCAAAAAACAAGATGAATTTATTACCTTAAGCGATGATAGTGGTATAAGCGTAGAGGCTTTGGATAATGCACCAGGAATTTTTTCTGCAAGATACTCTCAAGAAGGCACTGATGAGGCTAATAGAAACAAGCTCATTCAAGCTTTACATGAAAAAAATCTACACCAAAGTAAAGCTTTTTACACTGCAGCCATAGCTATAAGCTCAAAGTATGGACATTTTAGCACACATGGATATATGCATGGTCTTGCCATTGATACTCCAAAGGGTAATAATGGCTTTGGATATGATCCTTTATTTGTCCCAAAAGGTTTTGATAAAACCTTAGGTGAATTAGATGAGCAAGTAAAATTAAAAATTTCACACCGCTCACAAGCACTAATGTTTGCTACTTATATTTTAAGAGCATTAGAAAAAATGGAGCATTAA
- a CDS encoding efflux RND transporter permease subunit gives MLSKILKIFLNFPKLTLGITLIFCIFFSFFAKNLSVDASAESLLLEHDEGLKLYREVSARYGNDNFLMLAFAPKDNDIFTKENLETIKNLTLDLEKINGVQKVFSIANAPLLASSKGKELKELIQNIPNIFSQDVDVNLAKKEILNQPFYKDNIISKDGKTTGILIYLAPDLVYNDLINSRDNAKSENEKEHFRALIKKHQENSREFSAKRLEEITKIVSKYSQNGDFLHLGGVEMIANDMINYVKSDLKIYGLSLVGLLLIALWWFFGSLRLVFLALGICMISLFTSSGIFALLGFDITVVSSNYVALVLIITVSVVIHLIVHFIENLHKHPKASVYKLLLSTLLDKASPSFFAILTTVVGFLSFVFSDIEPIIKLGIMMSLGISVSLILAYIYFASILILMPRLNFKELNQNSLKFLSFCANVSLKHRKVIYGISLFCVVFALYGILQIKVENSFVSYFKDSSRIKQGLLIIDKELGGTMPLDVIVKFKQDPKKNESLDEFEQEFDDLAKDDRYFFSSEKTRIAAKVHEFLSKQKYVGSVLSLQSLLELGKSINDGKALDDFALAFLYENLDENFKKQVLAPYVSVENNELRFSVRMLDSDPNLRRDVFLKQLEKDLNELLQNDNVEVKISGIMPLYNNMLQSLFSSQFDTLAFVVLVIFALFVVIFRSFVYAFVAILANLIPLALVFGLMGILNIPLDIMSITIAAICIGIGVDDMIHYIHRFKEELKHKSLEEAIKASHMGIGSAIYYTSVTIILGFLVMISSNFIPTIYFGLLTVLAMSLLLFGSLFLLPSFILSYHYLKQNYNKTTSKSHKAQKQ, from the coding sequence ATGCTAAGTAAAATTTTAAAAATCTTTCTTAATTTCCCAAAGCTAACTTTGGGAATTACTCTAATTTTTTGTATATTTTTTAGTTTTTTTGCTAAAAATTTAAGTGTTGATGCAAGTGCTGAAAGCTTGCTTTTAGAACATGATGAAGGTTTGAAACTATATAGAGAAGTTTCAGCACGTTATGGTAATGATAATTTTTTAATGCTTGCTTTTGCTCCTAAAGATAATGATATTTTTACTAAAGAAAATTTAGAAACTATAAAAAACTTAACTCTTGATTTAGAAAAAATCAATGGAGTACAAAAGGTATTTTCTATCGCTAATGCACCTTTGCTTGCAAGTTCTAAAGGTAAAGAGTTAAAAGAGCTTATCCAAAATATACCTAATATTTTTAGTCAAGATGTGGATGTTAATCTAGCTAAAAAAGAAATTTTAAACCAACCCTTTTATAAAGACAATATCATCTCAAAAGATGGAAAAACAACGGGAATTTTGATTTATCTAGCGCCTGATCTTGTTTATAATGACTTGATTAATTCAAGAGATAATGCAAAAAGCGAAAATGAAAAAGAGCATTTTAGAGCCTTGATTAAAAAGCACCAAGAAAACTCAAGAGAATTTAGCGCAAAAAGATTAGAAGAAATCACTAAAATAGTATCTAAGTATAGTCAAAATGGAGACTTCTTGCACCTTGGCGGTGTAGAAATGATCGCTAATGATATGATTAATTATGTAAAAAGTGATTTAAAAATTTATGGTCTTAGTTTAGTAGGACTTTTACTTATAGCACTTTGGTGGTTTTTTGGTTCTTTGCGTTTGGTGTTTTTGGCTTTGGGAATTTGTATGATTTCTCTTTTTACTTCAAGCGGGATTTTTGCACTTTTGGGCTTTGATATTACTGTGGTCTCTTCAAACTATGTTGCTTTAGTGCTTATTATCACTGTTTCTGTTGTGATACATTTAATCGTGCATTTTATAGAAAATTTACACAAACACCCAAAAGCTAGCGTTTATAAGCTTTTGCTTTCAACCTTACTTGATAAAGCAAGTCCTAGTTTTTTTGCTATTTTAACCACAGTTGTTGGATTTTTGAGTTTTGTTTTTTCAGATATTGAGCCTATTATCAAACTTGGTATTATGATGAGTCTTGGTATCAGTGTAAGTTTGATTTTAGCTTATATTTATTTTGCAAGTATTTTGATATTAATGCCGCGTTTAAATTTTAAAGAGCTTAATCAAAATTCATTGAAATTTTTAAGTTTTTGCGCAAATGTAAGTTTAAAACATAGAAAAGTTATCTATGGTATAAGTTTATTTTGCGTAGTTTTTGCTTTGTATGGAATTTTACAAATTAAAGTGGAAAATAGTTTTGTGAGTTATTTTAAAGATAGTTCTAGAATAAAACAAGGTTTGTTGATTATAGATAAAGAGCTAGGTGGAACTATGCCTTTAGATGTGATTGTCAAGTTTAAGCAAGATCCAAAAAAAAATGAAAGTTTAGATGAGTTTGAACAAGAATTTGATGATTTGGCCAAAGATGATAGGTATTTTTTTAGTAGTGAAAAAACAAGAATAGCTGCTAAGGTTCATGAGTTTTTAAGTAAGCAAAAATACGTAGGCTCTGTGCTTAGCTTACAAAGTTTGTTAGAACTTGGAAAAAGTATTAATGATGGTAAGGCTTTAGATGATTTTGCCTTAGCGTTTTTATATGAAAATTTAGATGAGAATTTTAAAAAGCAAGTTTTAGCCCCTTATGTAAGTGTAGAAAATAACGAGCTGCGATTTAGCGTGCGTATGCTAGATAGTGATCCAAATTTAAGACGCGATGTTTTTTTAAAACAGCTTGAAAAAGACTTAAATGAGCTTTTGCAAAATGATAATGTAGAAGTTAAAATCAGTGGTATTATGCCTTTGTATAATAATATGCTTCAAAGTCTTTTTTCATCACAATTTGACACTTTAGCCTTTGTGGTGCTTGTGATTTTTGCTTTGTTTGTGGTGATTTTTAGAAGTTTTGTTTATGCTTTTGTGGCGATTTTGGCTAATCTCATACCTTTGGCTTTAGTATTTGGCTTAATGGGTATTTTAAATATACCGCTTGATATTATGAGTATTACCATAGCTGCTATTTGTATAGGAATAGGGGTTGATGATATGATTCATTATATTCATCGTTTTAAAGAAGAATTAAAACATAAAAGCTTAGAAGAGGCTATAAAAGCTTCACATATGGGTATAGGAAGTGCAATTTATTATACTAGTGTTACGATTATTCTAGGCTTTTTAGTGATGATTAGTAGTAATTTTATCCCGACGATTTATTTTGGTTTGCTTACTGTTTTGGCTATGAGTTTGCTTTTATTTGGTTCGCTTTTTTTATTACCAAGTTTTATTTTAAGCTATCATTATCTTAAGCAAAATTATAATAAAACAACATCCAAATCACATAAAGCCCAAAAGCAATAA
- a CDS encoding transporter, toluene tolerance family — protein MKKIIVLLFSVVFAFALNLQDISKTMQEKIDESLKILDQNKNNKAKAAEKIFTLFDGVFDYELMAKLSLSTRYKKLSENEKNEFNKAFEKNLKKSFTDKLALYDSQKLKVINLEEKNKRAFLKTSMIVDGKENFVIFKFYDKNNDWQIYDVDIFGISIIQTYRSQFKDVLQNGDFKTLLEKLSSVDFSK, from the coding sequence ATGAAAAAAATCATAGTTTTGCTTTTTAGCGTAGTATTTGCCTTTGCTTTAAATTTGCAAGATATTTCTAAAACCATGCAGGAAAAGATTGATGAGAGTTTAAAAATTTTAGATCAAAATAAAAACAATAAAGCCAAAGCAGCGGAAAAAATCTTTACTTTATTTGATGGTGTTTTTGATTATGAACTTATGGCTAAACTTAGTCTTTCTACAAGATATAAAAAATTAAGTGAAAACGAAAAAAATGAATTTAACAAAGCTTTTGAAAAAAACCTTAAAAAAAGTTTCACAGACAAGCTTGCTTTGTATGATTCTCAAAAATTAAAAGTAATTAATTTAGAAGAAAAAAATAAAAGAGCTTTTTTAAAAACTTCCATGATAGTAGATGGCAAAGAAAATTTTGTGATCTTTAAATTTTATGATAAAAATAATGATTGGCAAATTTATGATGTGGATATTTTTGGTATAAGTATCATACAAACTTATCGCTCACAATTTAAAGATGTCTTGCAAAATGGTGATTTTAAAACCTTGCTTGAAAAGCTTTCTAGTGTTGATTTTTCTAAATAA
- a CDS encoding MlaA family lipoprotein, with the protein MLKYILSLCLFLNILVLANDFEDFEQEYQKKEVKDSFYTYNKAMSKFNYDLYTYFLRPVALSYKSVTPSFIRTGVKNAFDTTRSPFRFINHLLSLEFRKAGEEFGRFCVNVIFGFGLLDSASKTPLKSYEADFGTTLGKWGVGSGPHLVLPLLGPYNVRDALALPVNWFMVPEGYIENFWVGVGVNAALKLNELSFEHEKIDDIYQNSVDYYTFIRDAYEQRRQELIK; encoded by the coding sequence TTGTTAAAATATATACTAAGTTTGTGTTTATTTTTGAATATTTTAGTTTTAGCAAATGACTTTGAAGATTTTGAACAAGAATATCAAAAAAAAGAAGTCAAAGATAGCTTTTATACTTACAATAAAGCTATGAGTAAATTTAATTATGATCTTTATACTTATTTTTTAAGGCCAGTTGCACTTTCTTATAAAAGTGTTACTCCAAGTTTTATAAGAACAGGAGTAAAAAATGCTTTTGATACCACAAGATCGCCTTTTAGATTTATCAACCACCTTTTAAGTTTAGAATTTAGAAAAGCTGGCGAGGAATTTGGAAGATTTTGTGTGAATGTGATTTTTGGATTTGGTTTGTTAGATAGTGCGAGCAAAACTCCTTTAAAAAGTTATGAAGCAGACTTTGGAACAACTTTGGGTAAATGGGGAGTAGGTAGTGGACCACACTTAGTACTTCCACTTTTAGGTCCTTATAATGTAAGAGATGCTTTAGCTTTGCCTGTAAATTGGTTTATGGTGCCTGAGGGGTATATTGAGAATTTTTGGGTTGGTGTGGGTGTAAATGCTGCATTAAAACTGAATGAATTAAGTTTTGAACATGAAAAAATAGATGATATTTACCAAAATAGTGTAGATTATTATACTTTTATACGCGATGCGTATGAACAAAGACGCCAAGAACTCATCAAATAA
- the modA gene encoding molybdate ABC transporter substrate-binding protein, which yields MKKIFALLFLCIFSYGADVNIAAAANVAYAFKALQKEFQKENPDISINVSLGASGNLVSQIKNGAPFDIFMAANMKFAQSLYDDNFASTKPVIYAQGALALLSVRMDLNKGLDTLKEEKIKIITIANPKAAPYGQASIETLQNAKIYEQAKAKIIEAKSIGEALTQTLKAADAGFIAASALYEDTLKSYKLQEGKNYILINPKLYEPINQGIVITSYGKNNAKAKKFYDFILSKKAKEIFKAYGYNIP from the coding sequence ATGAAAAAAATTTTCGCTCTACTTTTTTTGTGTATTTTTAGCTATGGCGCTGATGTAAATATCGCTGCAGCTGCAAATGTAGCTTATGCTTTTAAAGCCTTACAAAAAGAATTTCAAAAAGAAAACCCTGATATTAGTATTAATGTAAGCTTAGGTGCTAGTGGAAATTTAGTCTCACAAATCAAAAATGGAGCGCCATTTGATATATTTATGGCTGCAAATATGAAATTTGCACAAAGCTTGTATGATGATAATTTTGCTAGCACAAAACCTGTTATTTATGCTCAAGGAGCTTTAGCTTTATTAAGTGTAAGAATGGATTTAAACAAAGGATTAGACACACTTAAAGAAGAAAAAATAAAAATCATTACCATAGCTAATCCCAAAGCAGCTCCTTATGGTCAAGCTAGTATAGAAACTTTACAAAATGCTAAAATTTATGAGCAAGCAAAAGCTAAAATCATCGAAGCAAAATCTATAGGAGAAGCACTTACTCAAACACTAAAAGCAGCCGATGCGGGTTTTATAGCAGCAAGTGCTTTATATGAAGATACGCTAAAATCTTATAAACTCCAAGAAGGAAAAAATTATATTTTAATCAATCCAAAGCTTTATGAGCCAATCAATCAAGGCATTGTTATCACTTCTTATGGTAAAAATAATGCCAAAGCTAAGAAATTTTATGATTTTATTTTAAGCAAAAAGGCTAAGGAAATTTTCAAAGCTTATGGCTATAATATCCCATGA
- a CDS encoding sulfate/molybdate ABC transporter ATP-binding protein — protein sequence MLKLDFEKIFKNKEKEFKLKVNFEVKEGEFCAIFGKSGSGKTTLLRILAGFEKAQGICTFNNTVFFDDKNFLSPQKRKLGFVFQDYALFENMNVEQNLLFAKKDLKFANELLELLNLSKHKKSHILELSGGQKQRVALARAIMQKPKLLLLDEPFSALDNEIKLHLHDYLLNIHKTYKITTILISHDVSEVYKLANKVIVLENGAIIKKGSPNEVFLKTQGSQKFAIKARILKLQKQDSIFIAILAIGNQISQVALSPLEAKDFKENDEVLLSQKAFALNLAKI from the coding sequence ATGCTAAAACTTGACTTTGAAAAAATCTTTAAAAATAAAGAAAAAGAATTCAAACTTAAGGTTAATTTTGAAGTTAAAGAAGGAGAATTTTGTGCTATTTTTGGAAAAAGTGGTAGTGGCAAAACTACGCTTTTAAGAATTTTAGCAGGTTTTGAAAAAGCGCAAGGAATTTGCACTTTTAATAATACGGTATTTTTTGATGATAAAAACTTTCTAAGCCCGCAAAAAAGAAAACTTGGCTTTGTTTTTCAAGATTATGCTTTATTTGAAAATATGAATGTAGAGCAAAACTTACTTTTTGCCAAAAAAGATCTAAAATTTGCTAATGAGCTTTTAGAACTTTTAAATTTAAGCAAACACAAAAAAAGTCATATTTTAGAACTAAGTGGAGGACAAAAACAACGCGTAGCTTTAGCAAGAGCCATTATGCAAAAACCCAAACTTTTACTTTTAGATGAGCCATTTAGCGCCTTAGATAATGAGATAAAACTGCACTTGCATGATTATCTTTTAAATATACATAAAACTTACAAAATCACTACTATTTTAATCAGCCATGATGTAAGTGAAGTTTATAAACTGGCTAATAAAGTCATTGTTTTAGAAAATGGAGCCATCATCAAAAAAGGTTCGCCTAATGAAGTTTTTTTAAAGACACAAGGCTCGCAAAAATTTGCTATAAAAGCACGCATTTTAAAACTACAAAAACAAGATAGCATATTTATAGCCATACTTGCCATAGGTAATCAAATCAGTCAAGTAGCACTAAGTCCTTTAGAAGCTAAAGATTTTAAAGAAAACGATGAAGTACTTTTAAGTCAAAAAGCTTTTGCGTTAAATTTAGCTAAGATATAA
- a CDS encoding 4Fe-4S dicluster domain-containing protein: MKDFVFLENEDLIPLSDDISIVQKACNEEVFIGNSKLLNPEVYAPEINFYLKNSQDDVLKKAKTIESLYKIRSKIYDLGLDLEYTKEVGKNVIIVSNENQNELIKSLKKQEYKVLKLSNEQCLGILGCVGELCVIALKDNEQVEIDCDFFLYDVKKESFDQQSGCYDLTTLSQEELIKLLNSNSPKYKFRNYISYDDSICQYHERRSVHCGKCAEICPSVAILKDDEQRKLEFSHVDCLSCGDCVGVCPSGALDYAPMPRNSFYEILKFYEDKIILIIPEKMSIENLNIALKEDVMPFMIKGENYLDQAHFLAMLQTSGASVIFYSDGLSQGALEVIALMNEIFQRKFKQNAIFLAKDEKELLEAINQAHFIENLKFISYNPALLKREDFAIRLRELIKEENLGNIPSKEWIRYGKITINTDTCTLCLSCVGACNVGALVADAKDNSLKFNASLCTTCGYCEASCAEKDTLMLQRSGIDLEKEYFSFMVLAQDELFACVECGKEFATKKAIEKIASIMKPRFMGDEAKIKTLYCCAECKAKVMIQSMNVL, translated from the coding sequence ATGAAAGATTTTGTATTTTTAGAAAATGAAGATTTAATTCCTTTAAGTGATGATATTAGCATAGTTCAAAAAGCCTGTAATGAAGAAGTTTTTATAGGAAATTCAAAGCTTTTAAACCCTGAAGTTTATGCGCCTGAGATTAATTTTTATCTTAAAAACTCACAAGATGATGTGCTAAAAAAAGCTAAAACCATTGAGTCTTTATACAAGATTAGATCTAAAATTTATGATTTGGGACTTGATTTAGAATACACCAAAGAAGTGGGTAAAAATGTAATTATTGTAAGCAATGAGAATCAAAATGAGCTTATAAAAAGTTTAAAAAAACAAGAATACAAGGTTTTAAAACTAAGCAATGAGCAATGTTTGGGTATTTTAGGTTGCGTAGGTGAGCTTTGTGTGATAGCTTTAAAAGATAATGAGCAAGTAGAGATTGATTGTGATTTTTTCTTATATGATGTAAAAAAAGAAAGTTTTGATCAACAAAGTGGTTGTTACGATTTAACCACCTTAAGTCAAGAAGAACTTATAAAACTTTTAAATTCTAATTCTCCAAAATATAAATTTAGAAATTATATTAGTTATGATGATAGCATTTGTCAATACCATGAAAGAAGAAGTGTTCATTGTGGAAAATGTGCTGAAATTTGTCCTAGTGTGGCTATTTTAAAAGATGATGAGCAAAGAAAATTAGAATTTTCTCATGTGGATTGTTTAAGCTGTGGTGATTGTGTGGGGGTTTGTCCTAGTGGGGCGCTTGATTATGCACCTATGCCACGTAATAGCTTTTATGAAATTTTAAAATTTTATGAAGATAAAATCATTTTAATAATCCCTGAGAAAATGTCTATAGAAAATTTAAATATCGCTTTAAAAGAAGATGTAATGCCTTTTATGATTAAAGGCGAAAACTATCTTGATCAAGCGCATTTTTTAGCTATGCTTCAAACAAGTGGTGCGAGTGTGATTTTTTATAGCGATGGCTTATCACAAGGTGCTTTAGAAGTGATAGCTTTGATGAATGAAATTTTTCAAAGAAAATTTAAACAAAATGCAATTTTTCTAGCTAAAGATGAAAAAGAACTTTTAGAGGCTATAAATCAAGCACATTTTATAGAAAATCTTAAATTTATATCTTATAATCCTGCGCTTTTAAAAAGAGAAGATTTTGCTATAAGATTAAGAGAGCTTATAAAAGAAGAAAATTTAGGCAATATTCCAAGTAAAGAATGGATACGCTATGGAAAAATCACTATCAATACAGATACCTGCACCTTATGTCTTTCTTGTGTGGGAGCTTGTAACGTAGGAGCTTTAGTAGCTGATGCTAAGGATAATTCTTTGAAATTTAATGCAAGCTTATGCACCACCTGTGGATATTGTGAAGCAAGTTGTGCTGAAAAAGATACTTTAATGCTTCAAAGAAGTGGGATAGACTTAGAAAAAGAGTATTTTTCTTTTATGGTTTTAGCTCAAGATGAGCTTTTTGCTTGTGTAGAATGTGGGAAAGAATTTGCTACTAAAAAGGCTATTGAAAAAATTGCTAGCATTATGAAGCCAAGATTTATGGGCGATGAAGCCAAGATAAAAACACTATATTGCTGTGCTGAATGCAAAGCAAAAGTAATGATACAAAGTATGAATGTGCTTTAA
- the selA gene encoding L-seryl-tRNA(Sec) selenium transferase, producing MNKFRNFPPINTLINDKNLANYPLYLRSHFAKIVVSNCKKELSKNENLNFSLQDLLSKIAQSIDEFLNMQSQSLINATGVIIHTNLGRSIIDESIFERTKEIICSYSNLEFNMQSGKRGSRYDALSANLKILFDCEDCLVVNNNASAVFLILNTLAKNEEVITSRSELVEIGGNFRIPEVMLAAGVKLKEIGTTNKTHLYDYEKAINENTKMILKTHRSNFAFKGFFEEVSLSEIHALTKKKKLISYYDLGAGWCEKINKQLSKNEPSVKELLKYCDILSFSGDKLFGSTQAGIILGKKKYIQQLKKNQLLRMLRVDKITLAFLNETTKAYLEKEYEKIPTLKLLNDDLKTIEKKALFVKEKIPTKCELKASKSLVGGGSMPDKSLDTFVLSFDEKALLLQEKFRKKGVIGRVENGHFVLDFRSILEKDLNRLIHAIKEVFHA from the coding sequence ATGAACAAATTTAGAAATTTTCCACCCATAAACACACTTATAAACGATAAAAACTTGGCTAATTATCCTTTATATTTAAGATCTCATTTTGCAAAAATAGTTGTTTCAAATTGTAAAAAAGAACTAAGTAAAAATGAAAATTTAAATTTTAGCTTGCAAGATTTGCTAAGTAAAATTGCTCAAAGTATTGATGAGTTTTTAAATATGCAAAGTCAAAGTTTGATCAATGCTACTGGAGTTATCATTCATACTAATCTTGGTCGTAGTATTATTGATGAGAGTATTTTTGAAAGAACTAAAGAAATCATCTGCTCTTATTCAAATTTAGAGTTTAACATGCAAAGTGGCAAAAGAGGCTCAAGGTATGATGCACTTAGTGCGAATTTAAAAATATTATTTGATTGTGAAGATTGCTTGGTTGTTAATAATAACGCCTCGGCTGTATTTTTGATCTTAAACACCTTAGCAAAAAATGAAGAAGTTATTACTTCAAGAAGTGAGCTAGTTGAGATTGGGGGAAATTTTAGAATTCCTGAAGTTATGCTAGCAGCTGGTGTTAAGCTAAAAGAAATAGGCACGACTAATAAAACCCATCTGTATGATTATGAAAAAGCCATCAATGAAAATACTAAAATGATTTTAAAAACTCATCGCTCTAATTTTGCTTTTAAAGGATTTTTTGAAGAAGTAAGCTTAAGTGAAATTCATGCTTTAACAAAAAAGAAAAAACTCATATCTTATTATGATTTGGGTGCTGGCTGGTGTGAAAAAATTAATAAACAACTTAGTAAAAACGAGCCAAGTGTGAAAGAGCTTTTAAAATATTGTGATATTTTAAGTTTTAGCGGTGATAAACTTTTTGGTTCTACTCAAGCAGGCATTATACTTGGAAAGAAAAAATACATTCAACAATTAAAGAAAAATCAACTTCTAAGAATGCTAAGGGTTGATAAAATCACTCTAGCTTTTTTAAATGAAACTACCAAAGCATACTTAGAAAAAGAATATGAAAAAATTCCTACACTAAAACTTTTAAATGATGATTTAAAAACCATAGAAAAAAAAGCACTCTTTGTTAAAGAAAAAATTCCTACAAAATGTGAGTTGAAAGCTTCTAAAAGTTTAGTAGGTGGTGGATCTATGCCCGATAAAAGCTTAGATACTTTTGTGCTAAGTTTTGATGAGAAAGCTTTGCTTTTACAAGAAAAATTTAGAAAAAAAGGTGTGATTGGCCGTGTTGAAAATGGGCATTTTGTGCTAGATTTTAGAAGTATTTTAGAAAAAGATTTAAACCGTTTAATCCACGCTATCAAAGAGGTATTTCATGCATAG
- the selB gene encoding selenocysteine-specific translation elongation factor, whose amino-acid sequence MHSIIIGTAGHIDHGKTSLIKALNGFEGDNLKEEQEKGITINLSFSNLKSENLNIAFIDVPGHESLIKTMISGAFGFRVCMFVIDINEGLKAQSIEHLRVLEFLGVKDVVLILSKVDLCKDLAQKQTELLKELKAFKINILKVFPTSIYDEQSILNLKNYLLSLKPKENDENLIFRYYIDRVFSLKGIGTVVTGSLNEGKISKNEKTFCLENQKDIIVKNIQIHEENVLETKAYNRVALSLNCDYHELKKGYVLSKKGVFKSFKSIDGVVFNTEIKHGSILEFCSGSKKLNAKINVIKEFEDKTYISLEFDKSLPLCFDDKFILLENGRIKSGGVVLNAVSEPLKKDIKAKYLALLEQKDFKKVFEFLKQTHKLGFGLLSSYQRFKLTHEQALNLAKSLDRVFVDEQALNVYDLNAMQTLKEFIDFIFSKNPYALISPHSIALRLSWASESFCAYVLKQMQEKLDFKDGIWFLKGQNFEKLQEKAHCELYEILKKEGIKPTAPYNLYEYLELDRKNGDLILKKLTKENKVKRLAHNLFIEKNALENLMQEFLNLLQNHHLDVAFVKNHFQISRKYAIAYLEYLDKNYPQVIKIEEKRMLKV is encoded by the coding sequence ATGCATAGTATCATCATAGGCACTGCTGGGCATATTGACCATGGTAAAACTTCGCTTATTAAAGCTTTAAATGGTTTTGAAGGTGATAATTTAAAAGAAGAGCAAGAAAAAGGTATTACGATTAATCTTAGCTTTTCAAATTTAAAAAGTGAAAATTTAAATATTGCTTTTATCGATGTGCCTGGGCATGAAAGTTTAATTAAAACTATGATAAGTGGTGCTTTTGGCTTTAGAGTATGTATGTTTGTCATAGATATAAATGAGGGTTTAAAGGCTCAAAGTATAGAGCATTTAAGGGTTTTGGAATTTTTAGGCGTAAAAGATGTAGTGCTTATTTTAAGTAAGGTTGATTTATGCAAAGATTTAGCGCAAAAACAAACAGAGCTTTTAAAAGAATTAAAAGCCTTTAAAATCAATATCTTAAAAGTTTTCCCAACAAGCATTTATGATGAGCAAAGTATATTAAATTTAAAAAACTATTTACTTAGTTTAAAGCCTAAAGAAAATGATGAAAATTTGATTTTTAGATACTACATTGATAGGGTTTTTTCTCTAAAAGGTATAGGCACGGTAGTAACAGGGAGCTTAAATGAAGGAAAAATCAGCAAAAATGAAAAAACCTTTTGCCTTGAAAATCAAAAAGATATCATTGTAAAAAACATACAAATTCATGAAGAAAATGTTTTAGAAACAAAAGCTTATAATAGAGTTGCTTTGAGTTTAAATTGTGATTATCATGAATTAAAAAAAGGCTATGTATTAAGCAAAAAAGGTGTTTTTAAAAGCTTTAAAAGTATCGATGGGGTTGTTTTTAATACAGAGATTAAACATGGGAGTATTTTAGAATTTTGTAGTGGTTCAAAAAAGCTTAATGCAAAAATTAATGTAATCAAAGAATTTGAAGATAAAACTTATATTAGCTTAGAGTTTGATAAAAGCCTACCTTTGTGTTTTGATGATAAATTTATCTTGCTTGAAAATGGGCGTATTAAAAGTGGTGGTGTGGTATTAAATGCAGTGAGTGAGCCTTTAAAAAAAGATATAAAAGCTAAGTATTTAGCACTTTTAGAACAAAAAGATTTTAAAAAAGTATTTGAGTTTTTAAAACAAACTCACAAACTTGGCTTTGGCTTGCTTTCAAGCTATCAACGCTTTAAACTCACTCATGAGCAAGCCTTAAACTTAGCAAAAAGCTTAGATCGTGTTTTTGTTGATGAGCAAGCTTTAAATGTGTATGATTTAAATGCTATGCAAACTTTGAAAGAATTTATTGATTTTATTTTCTCTAAAAATCCTTATGCTTTAATCTCGCCTCATTCTATCGCCTTAAGGCTTAGCTGGGCGAGTGAGAGTTTTTGTGCTTATGTACTCAAGCAAATGCAAGAAAAATTAGATTTTAAAGATGGCATATGGTTTTTAAAAGGACAAAATTTTGAAAAATTACAAGAAAAGGCTCATTGTGAGCTTTATGAAATTTTAAAAAAAGAAGGCATAAAACCTACCGCACCTTACAATCTTTATGAATATTTAGAGCTTGATAGGAAAAATGGAGATCTTATCTTAAAAAAACTCACCAAAGAAAACAAAGTCAAAAGATTAGCACATAATCTTTTTATAGAAAAAAATGCCCTTGAAAATCTCATGCAAGAGTTTTTAAATCTTTTACAAAATCATCATTTAGATGTCGCTTTTGTAAAAAATCATTTTCAAATTTCAAGAAAATATGCCATAGCTTATTTAGAATACCTTGATAAAAACTATCCTCAAGTGATAAAAATTGAGGAAAAAAGAATGCTAAAAGTCTAA